The Rhodocytophaga rosea genome has a segment encoding these proteins:
- a CDS encoding DUF421 domain-containing protein, translating to MEKSQLIEPFDWKRIWLSEELPVTFLFEVAFRSTLMYLLIVLTLRITGKRGVKQLSLFELTIILSLGSAAGDATFYNDVALLHVLVVFGVVILLYLGFNRLTERSPLAERWLEGHSSCIIEEGIINMEAFNKENLTFQELFGEMRQQHIAHLGQVRKLYLEATGEISVFFYEEEEVRPGMPIFPEVLSKPVEAISEAGNYACNRCGLCQQHVPGESHTCINCQNQLWLKACSAKRIT from the coding sequence ATGGAAAAATCCCAGTTGATCGAGCCTTTTGATTGGAAACGTATCTGGTTGTCTGAAGAGTTACCGGTGACTTTTCTCTTTGAAGTGGCTTTTCGCAGTACACTAATGTATCTGCTGATTGTACTTACGCTTCGCATCACTGGAAAAAGAGGAGTTAAGCAGCTTTCTCTCTTCGAATTGACTATAATACTTTCATTAGGTTCCGCAGCAGGCGATGCCACGTTTTATAATGATGTCGCTCTCTTGCATGTTCTGGTGGTATTTGGTGTGGTAATTCTTCTTTATTTAGGTTTCAACCGGCTCACAGAACGGAGCCCACTGGCGGAACGCTGGCTGGAAGGGCATTCCTCTTGCATTATTGAAGAGGGAATAATAAATATGGAAGCCTTTAATAAAGAAAATTTAACATTTCAGGAATTGTTTGGTGAAATGCGACAGCAGCATATAGCGCATCTGGGGCAGGTAAGGAAGCTTTATTTAGAGGCAACCGGAGAGATTAGCGTTTTTTTTTATGAAGAAGAAGAAGTCAGGCCTGGAATGCCGATATTTCCCGAAGTTTTATCAAAACCAGTAGAAGCCATATCCGAAGCGGGAAACTATGCATGTAATAGATGTGGACTATGCCAGCAACATGTACCTGGAGAATCCCATACATGCATTAATTGTCAAAATCAGCTTTGGCTGAAGGCGTGTTCGGCTAAGCGAATAACTTAA
- a CDS encoding glycosyltransferase family 4 protein, whose protein sequence is MVPVKKILVLPDAGPENPFQYQMIDFLRKSGFKVEKEVSRRFFATTAAVKKHQPDVVYYDWIQSFILGKTLPITLLKCMCFMLECLYLIHIQRIPIVHTLHNIHNHAGLWLNIEKVVYTWFLRRCSRIRVYTQETKDKVISIFGLNPERIKLVYDVPFHHYYPNEVSRTESRQHLHIPQASFVYIFLGMVKPYKGIEDLIAAFRKIASLNDILMLIGASDRPVYADSIKSLVADDSRIIFQNEFVAVPQVQYYFNAADAVVLPFKNIEHSSSVDLAMSFAKPIITLKTKFMHSLLQHQSTLLFDEPADLANKLQEAKNLNLADIGQINFTIADSSNYKDFALLFTDLQSGK, encoded by the coding sequence GTGGTTCCAGTAAAAAAAATATTAGTACTGCCAGATGCTGGTCCGGAAAATCCTTTTCAATACCAGATGATTGATTTTCTGCGAAAAAGTGGTTTTAAGGTCGAAAAAGAGGTATCAAGGCGTTTTTTTGCTACCACTGCTGCCGTAAAAAAGCATCAGCCTGACGTAGTCTATTATGATTGGATACAGAGTTTTATTCTGGGGAAAACCTTGCCCATTACTCTGCTCAAATGCATGTGTTTTATGCTGGAATGCCTGTATTTGATTCATATCCAAAGAATACCCATTGTGCATACCTTACATAATATTCATAACCATGCGGGGTTATGGCTGAACATAGAAAAAGTCGTTTATACCTGGTTTCTTCGCCGGTGTTCCCGGATCAGGGTGTATACACAGGAAACAAAAGACAAAGTAATTAGTATTTTTGGCCTCAATCCAGAAAGAATTAAACTTGTATATGATGTACCCTTTCATCATTATTATCCCAATGAAGTATCCCGAACAGAAAGCAGGCAACACCTTCACATTCCGCAAGCGTCTTTTGTATATATTTTTTTAGGGATGGTGAAACCTTATAAAGGTATTGAAGACCTGATTGCGGCATTCCGCAAAATAGCTTCCCTGAATGATATTCTCATGTTAATAGGCGCAAGCGACCGCCCCGTCTATGCGGATAGTATTAAATCATTAGTGGCAGATGATAGCCGGATTATTTTTCAGAATGAATTTGTAGCTGTACCTCAGGTGCAATACTATTTTAATGCTGCAGATGCAGTTGTACTGCCTTTCAAAAATATCGAACATTCCAGTTCGGTAGATCTGGCCATGTCATTTGCCAAACCCATCATTACGCTGAAAACCAAATTTATGCACTCATTGCTTCAGCACCAAAGTACCTTGCTTTTTGATGAGCCTGCTGACTTAGCTAATAAACTTCAGGAGGCTAAAAACCTTAATTTAGCAGATATTGGCCAGATTAATTTTACTATCGCTGACAGCTCGAACTACAAAGATTTTGCCCTCCTTTTTACTGACTTACAATCCGGTAAGTGA
- a CDS encoding acyltransferase: MSGLNIFLYQLYFYLFNRFITFIPFHLIRLFFYKTMLGSLGKSTGILMGVEVRKPGNIFIGNNVSINRKVLLDGRGGKLLIGNNVDIAQETNIWTLEHDVHDDYHTSKGADVVIEDYVWIASRCTILPGVRIGRGAVVASNSVVTKDIPPMVIVGGIPARIIGERKSKLKYNLTHRPWFQ, encoded by the coding sequence ATGTCGGGGCTCAACATTTTCCTGTATCAGCTTTACTTTTACCTGTTCAACCGATTTATCACTTTTATCCCATTTCACCTGATACGTCTATTTTTTTACAAAACTATGCTGGGAAGTCTGGGTAAATCAACAGGGATACTAATGGGGGTAGAAGTACGCAAACCTGGAAATATATTTATCGGGAACAATGTCTCTATTAACAGGAAAGTGCTGCTGGATGGCCGGGGAGGTAAGTTGTTAATAGGTAACAATGTTGACATTGCCCAGGAAACAAATATATGGACTCTCGAACACGATGTTCATGACGATTACCATACTTCCAAGGGAGCCGATGTAGTGATTGAAGACTATGTCTGGATTGCGTCCAGGTGTACCATTTTACCTGGCGTTAGAATAGGTAGAGGTGCCGTGGTCGCTTCCAATAGTGTGGTTACCAAGGACATTCCACCCATGGTAATAGTTGGGGGTATACCTGCAAGAATTATAGGAGAACGAAAAAGCAAACTGAAATACAACTTAACGCATAGACCGTGGTTCCAGTAA
- a CDS encoding DUF3127 domain-containing protein yields the protein MSFELTGKIVEIMPTQQVSGKFQKREFVMEHAENPQYPEYIKFEFVQDKCDLLDKFAAGQQVEVVFNLKGRKWTDAKGEVKYFNTLQAWKINTAGQAVAAPVAGNAQAKAKAPQAQAAKPYTDWAPNGEDSDNDLPF from the coding sequence ATGAGCTTTGAATTGACTGGTAAAATTGTGGAAATTATGCCCACGCAACAAGTATCCGGAAAATTTCAGAAAAGAGAATTCGTAATGGAACATGCTGAAAATCCACAATATCCTGAGTACATTAAATTTGAGTTTGTACAAGATAAATGTGACCTACTCGATAAATTTGCTGCCGGACAACAAGTAGAAGTGGTGTTTAACCTCAAAGGCCGCAAGTGGACAGATGCCAAAGGTGAAGTAAAATACTTTAATACCCTGCAAGCCTGGAAAATCAATACCGCCGGGCAGGCTGTTGCTGCTCCTGTAGCTGGAAATGCACAGGCAAAAGCCAAAGCTCCGCAGGCACAAGCGGCTAAACCCTATACTGACTGGGCTCCCAATGGCGAAGATTCCGACAATGACCTCCCTTTTTAA
- a CDS encoding molybdopterin molybdotransferase MoeA — protein sequence MLSIQEAVNLIIAQATSFGIEQVSLDDALGRVLAENIYADRDYPPFNRATMDGYALQSTAFSEYNPDGFSLIEHLFAGSIAQKEVVAGTCIKIMTGAPVPAGADAVIRVEDSRREGDKVYFNTNNMKPWLNIARQGEDARQGNLIIPKDQLITTQIVSGLAVTGKAQVQVAKTPDVAVLSTGNEVRQVGMEVLPHQIRDSNTFAIRYFLKKFHIHSPASHLVADNKQDLKTTLQQHLNADIIILSGGVSKGDADYVPEVLASLGVQQVFHRVKIKPGAPLWFGKLPAGGVVFGLPGNPVSVQVGCKVFIESYLRTCFNLPQQQPLILPFLVSKNKKTPFDEYFPATILTKNAISGIAPTPYNSSGDVAATLNSDGIALHPESIDALTENTPVQFLYW from the coding sequence ATGCTCAGTATACAAGAAGCTGTAAATCTTATTATTGCACAGGCAACATCATTTGGCATAGAACAAGTGAGCCTTGATGATGCCCTCGGCCGGGTGCTGGCTGAAAATATTTATGCGGATAGGGATTATCCGCCATTTAACCGGGCTACCATGGATGGGTATGCGCTACAGTCAACCGCTTTTTCAGAATATAACCCGGATGGATTCTCTTTGATCGAACACCTGTTTGCGGGCAGTATAGCCCAAAAGGAAGTGGTAGCTGGTACCTGCATCAAAATTATGACCGGCGCTCCGGTTCCGGCAGGTGCTGATGCCGTAATCAGGGTAGAAGATTCCAGGAGGGAAGGGGATAAGGTATATTTCAATACAAACAACATGAAACCCTGGCTGAATATCGCCCGCCAGGGGGAGGATGCCCGGCAGGGAAACCTGATCATCCCCAAAGACCAGTTAATTACTACCCAGATTGTGAGTGGCCTGGCTGTAACAGGAAAAGCACAGGTGCAGGTAGCAAAAACACCCGATGTTGCGGTTCTTTCCACCGGAAATGAGGTCAGGCAGGTAGGAATGGAGGTATTACCCCATCAGATCCGGGATTCGAATACCTTTGCCATCCGGTATTTTCTAAAAAAATTTCATATCCATTCTCCAGCCTCACATCTGGTGGCTGATAACAAACAAGACCTGAAAACGACCTTGCAGCAACATTTGAATGCAGATATAATAATATTATCAGGTGGTGTTTCTAAAGGGGATGCTGATTATGTGCCTGAAGTACTGGCTTCGCTGGGCGTACAACAGGTTTTTCACCGGGTAAAAATCAAGCCAGGTGCGCCTTTGTGGTTTGGGAAATTGCCTGCCGGAGGTGTTGTATTTGGGTTGCCGGGAAATCCGGTTTCCGTACAAGTGGGTTGTAAAGTATTTATTGAATCCTATTTGCGTACCTGTTTTAACTTACCCCAGCAACAGCCCCTGATTCTGCCTTTTCTGGTATCAAAAAATAAAAAAACACCCTTTGATGAATATTTCCCTGCTACAATCCTTACCAAAAATGCGATCTCTGGCATAGCACCTACCCCTTATAATAGCAGTGGAGATGTAGCAGCAACGCTGAATAGCGATGGTATAGCTTTGCATCCGGAATCTATTGATGCGCTTACCGAAAATACGCCGGTGCAATTCCTGTATTGGTAA
- a CDS encoding homocysteine S-methyltransferase family protein — translation MERRSDILTQITSNTFLTDGGLETTLIFHQGIELTYFASFSLLNDEAGKKALADYFRPYLNIAQKYQTGFILDSATWRANPDWAEKMGYSTEALEQINKIAIDEVAKLRDEYARPGFPILLNGCIGPRGDGYVPSNQMTAQEAETYHSEQIKTFSQTQADMVSGLTMNYVEEAIGITLAAKQYGMPVVISFTVETNGILPSGQSLQDAIIQTDQATDRYVAYYMINCAHPTHFMKELQTEGNWLNRIKGIRANASTKSHKELDESTELDSGDKQLLARNYQQLKTLIPNLTIIGGCCGTDHTHLETICEHLFNKKLNSVR, via the coding sequence ATGGAACGCCGTTCAGACATTCTGACTCAGATTACTAGCAATACCTTTCTTACTGATGGTGGCCTGGAAACCACACTTATTTTTCACCAGGGCATAGAACTCACTTATTTTGCCTCATTTAGCCTGCTCAATGATGAAGCCGGCAAAAAAGCATTGGCAGACTACTTCAGACCATACCTGAACATAGCCCAAAAATATCAGACCGGATTTATTCTGGATTCGGCCACCTGGCGGGCAAATCCAGACTGGGCAGAAAAAATGGGCTATTCTACCGAAGCATTAGAACAAATCAACAAAATAGCCATTGATGAAGTAGCAAAACTCAGAGATGAATATGCTCGTCCGGGTTTTCCCATTCTGCTGAACGGATGTATCGGTCCAAGAGGTGATGGCTATGTTCCTTCCAATCAGATGACTGCACAGGAAGCAGAAACGTATCATTCTGAGCAAATTAAAACATTCAGTCAGACTCAGGCAGATATGGTTTCCGGCCTTACTATGAATTATGTAGAAGAAGCCATTGGAATTACGCTGGCGGCCAAACAATATGGTATGCCAGTAGTAATATCTTTCACTGTTGAAACAAATGGAATTCTTCCCAGTGGACAATCCCTACAAGATGCTATTATTCAAACCGACCAGGCAACTGATCGTTATGTGGCATATTACATGATCAATTGCGCCCATCCCACGCATTTTATGAAAGAATTACAAACAGAAGGGAACTGGTTAAATAGAATAAAAGGCATCCGGGCTAATGCTTCCACCAAAAGCCACAAAGAACTCGATGAATCTACCGAACTCGATAGCGGTGATAAGCAATTGCTTGCCAGAAATTATCAGCAACTAAAAACTTTGATTCCCAATCTGACTATCATTGGTGGCTGTTGTGGCACGGATCATACTCATTTAGAGACGATTTGTGAGCATTTGTTTAACAAAAAGTTGAATTCAGTTAGATAA
- a CDS encoding (2Fe-2S)-binding protein, which produces MAKYKLQINNRSYQADVEPDTPLLWVLRDHLGLVGTKYGCGIAQCGACTIHLNGEATRSCMLPVSAVGSAKVTTIEGLSAKGDHPVQVAWNEVDVAQCGYCQAGQIMTAAAFLKKNPKPAPEEVDAAMQGNICRCGTYHRIREAVLVATTKRK; this is translated from the coding sequence ATGGCCAAGTATAAGTTACAAATAAACAACCGCAGCTACCAGGCTGATGTAGAGCCAGATACCCCTTTACTGTGGGTTTTGCGCGATCATCTGGGACTGGTGGGTACCAAATATGGCTGTGGCATTGCCCAGTGTGGTGCCTGTACCATTCACTTAAATGGCGAAGCTACCAGGTCTTGTATGCTGCCGGTTTCAGCGGTAGGTTCTGCAAAAGTTACCACTATTGAAGGACTTTCTGCAAAAGGCGATCATCCGGTGCAAGTAGCCTGGAATGAAGTGGATGTAGCCCAGTGCGGCTATTGCCAGGCCGGTCAGATTATGACTGCTGCTGCTTTTCTGAAAAAGAACCCTAAGCCTGCGCCTGAAGAAGTAGATGCCGCCATGCAGGGAAATATCTGCCGGTGTGGAACCTATCACCGCATCCGGGAAGCTGTACTTGTTGCCACCACCAAACGTAAATAA
- a CDS encoding xanthine dehydrogenase family protein molybdopterin-binding subunit: MSTIPNSSRRNFLKLAATAGGGLFIGFNWSTSSAAQLEVLNGAAVAAGTIDFNSYLSIATDGVITIYSPNPEIGQNIKTSFPMVVAEELDVDFSKVKIVQAALDAKKFERQLTGGSGAVPHSWQRLRKAGATARYMLIEAAAKRWNVPAGEITTDKGVVLHKASGKKLSYGELATEASAIPVPAEVKLKDRKDFKIIGTSVKNVDNQNIATGKPLFGLDYYKEGMLFAMVQRPSAFGLKLKSVDSAAAKAMPGIVDVVTFKNNVAVVGKSTWQVKKAREALKIEYEKEGNLESTTDHNRLFTELLDSGEATIRRKDGDVDTAFKNAAKVIKGEYQCPFLPHSPLEPMNFFAHVRPDGVELVGPTQTPELARTETAKLLGIAPEKITLELTRMGGGFGRRLKADYALEAVEVSRLVNAPVKLIWTREDDMTGGSYRPAVRYRFEAALDAQGNMVGYKLRGVGINAGNCTRENNFPSGAVDNLLIDSVEHKSPITTGAWRAPITNFLAYAEQSFIDEVAQAAGKDPVQFRLDLLDKAKKAPVGEIKYDIDRMKGVIQLAAEKSGWGKKPGVSQGFSVYFSHASYVAQVGEVVMEKGKPVLKKVYAAADCGIVVNMSGAKQQVTGGVIDGLGHAMYGNMSFKNGAPEQTNYNNYRLIRINEIPQVEVHFVDNGIDPTGLGEPALPPTGAAVSNAIFKATGKRLRNQPFAEQEELKGIS, from the coding sequence ATGTCAACTATACCTAATTCAAGCAGACGAAACTTTCTGAAACTGGCTGCTACGGCCGGTGGCGGATTATTCATAGGATTTAACTGGAGCACAAGCAGTGCCGCCCAGCTAGAAGTGCTCAATGGCGCTGCAGTTGCTGCAGGAACCATTGATTTTAACAGCTATTTGTCTATTGCTACCGATGGGGTAATTACCATTTATTCTCCAAATCCTGAAATAGGACAGAATATTAAAACCTCCTTTCCGATGGTGGTAGCTGAAGAGCTGGACGTAGATTTTTCCAAAGTAAAAATTGTACAAGCCGCTTTAGATGCTAAAAAATTTGAGCGTCAGCTTACCGGCGGGAGTGGGGCAGTTCCACATTCCTGGCAACGCTTACGGAAAGCTGGTGCTACTGCCAGGTATATGCTGATCGAAGCAGCTGCCAAACGCTGGAATGTACCTGCCGGTGAAATTACTACCGATAAAGGAGTGGTTTTGCACAAAGCTAGTGGAAAAAAACTGAGTTATGGTGAACTGGCCACCGAGGCATCTGCCATTCCGGTACCGGCAGAAGTAAAACTCAAAGACCGGAAAGATTTTAAAATTATCGGTACTTCTGTCAAAAATGTAGATAACCAGAATATTGCTACCGGCAAGCCTTTATTTGGCCTTGATTATTACAAGGAAGGAATGCTGTTTGCTATGGTGCAACGCCCATCTGCCTTTGGCCTGAAACTTAAATCTGTGGATTCGGCAGCAGCCAAAGCCATGCCTGGAATTGTAGATGTGGTTACATTCAAGAATAATGTAGCGGTGGTAGGAAAATCTACCTGGCAGGTAAAAAAGGCGAGGGAAGCCCTTAAAATTGAATATGAAAAGGAGGGTAATCTTGAAAGTACCACCGATCATAACCGCTTGTTTACCGAATTACTGGATAGTGGAGAAGCAACCATTCGCCGGAAAGATGGAGATGTAGATACAGCCTTTAAAAATGCGGCTAAAGTGATTAAAGGCGAATATCAGTGCCCATTCCTGCCGCATAGCCCGCTGGAACCCATGAATTTTTTTGCGCATGTGCGTCCGGATGGTGTTGAGTTAGTGGGGCCTACCCAGACACCGGAACTGGCCCGTACCGAAACAGCCAAACTGCTGGGTATAGCGCCTGAAAAAATCACCCTTGAACTGACCAGAATGGGAGGAGGCTTTGGCCGCCGCCTGAAAGCAGATTATGCGCTGGAAGCCGTAGAAGTATCCAGGCTGGTAAATGCACCTGTTAAGCTGATCTGGACCAGGGAAGATGATATGACCGGCGGAAGCTATCGTCCGGCCGTGCGGTATAGGTTTGAAGCGGCGCTGGATGCCCAGGGAAATATGGTTGGCTATAAACTCAGAGGGGTAGGTATTAATGCCGGAAACTGTACCAGGGAAAATAACTTCCCATCGGGTGCTGTGGACAACCTGCTGATTGATTCCGTAGAGCATAAATCTCCCATTACAACCGGAGCCTGGCGGGCACCTATTACCAACTTCCTGGCCTATGCCGAACAATCATTCATAGACGAAGTGGCGCAGGCAGCAGGAAAAGATCCGGTGCAGTTCCGTCTGGACCTGCTCGATAAGGCCAAAAAAGCACCTGTCGGAGAAATCAAATACGATATCGACCGTATGAAAGGGGTTATTCAACTGGCCGCAGAAAAATCTGGCTGGGGTAAAAAACCAGGTGTTTCACAAGGATTTAGTGTTTATTTCTCACATGCTTCCTATGTAGCCCAGGTAGGAGAGGTGGTGATGGAAAAAGGAAAACCTGTGTTGAAGAAAGTATATGCGGCTGCCGATTGTGGTATCGTGGTGAATATGAGCGGTGCCAAACAACAGGTAACCGGGGGAGTTATAGACGGACTAGGTCATGCGATGTATGGTAACATGAGCTTCAAAAATGGCGCTCCCGAGCAAACCAATTATAACAACTACCGCCTGATCCGCATCAATGAAATTCCACAGGTAGAAGTGCATTTTGTAGACAATGGCATCGACCCTACAGGCTTAGGCGAACCAGCTTTACCTCCTACTGGAGCCGCTGTTTCTAATGCTATTTTTAAAGCTACAGGTAAACGCCTGCGAAATCAGCCTTTTGCTGAACAGGAAGAGTTGAAAGGAATTTCCTAA
- a CDS encoding cupin domain-containing protein, with product MLRRNFIQTSLVAVPLVSLSTLTEAGIKPAIQSFIVKGGEDRFNEPILYRGINPNLVKISGKDTGGQLAIFEYIGLEKMGPPMHVHYKQDEIFYVVEGEYLFQVGEEQHRLKEGDTIFLPRNIPHTWLQLSDKGKLTYQVQPAGKMEEFFKQMNAIEGIPTEDQIRKVHLAHDLKVLGPPLSL from the coding sequence ATGCTACGCAGAAATTTTATTCAAACCAGCCTGGTGGCGGTTCCCCTGGTAAGCTTATCAACCCTGACAGAAGCCGGAATTAAACCAGCTATACAAAGTTTTATAGTTAAAGGTGGAGAAGACCGTTTTAATGAACCGATTTTGTACCGGGGTATAAATCCGAATCTGGTGAAAATTTCAGGCAAAGATACAGGTGGCCAACTGGCTATTTTTGAATATATTGGCTTAGAAAAAATGGGTCCTCCCATGCATGTGCATTACAAGCAGGATGAAATATTTTATGTAGTGGAAGGTGAATATCTGTTTCAGGTAGGAGAGGAGCAGCACCGCTTGAAAGAAGGAGATACAATTTTTCTCCCCAGAAATATACCACATACCTGGCTTCAGCTCAGCGATAAAGGAAAATTGACCTATCAGGTACAACCGGCCGGAAAAATGGAGGAATTCTTTAAACAGATGAACGCCATCGAAGGAATACCCACTGAAGATCAAATCCGGAAAGTACATCTGGCGCATGACCTGAAAGTGCTCGGTCCACCTTTGTCTTTGTAA
- a CDS encoding helix-turn-helix domain-containing protein: MIVFDYRLPSPGLREYVRQFQIVGFEFKESETVPWKPYWPRPETCLSFYPRKTEIIESADGNKEVLSSRAIIRGQYHSITNRQPNKNFVLFQVVFQPGALFRLTGIPVDLFTDKYIDAESVFQPEIGRVNERLSSTDNHMEMIWIVETFLYALVNQVKYDVKPVDKVSHYLLQNPNKLSFDWLADEACLSRKQFYRKFVERMGVSPKAYTRIIRFDQAVKIKNANPELDWLSISLQAGYYDYQHMVKDFKEFTSLTPTEFYLMDSHAPERKFGKKET; the protein is encoded by the coding sequence ATGATTGTTTTTGATTACAGATTGCCAAGTCCCGGCTTAAGAGAATACGTCAGGCAATTTCAGATTGTAGGCTTTGAGTTTAAGGAGTCGGAAACGGTTCCCTGGAAGCCCTACTGGCCAAGGCCTGAAACCTGCTTGTCTTTTTATCCAAGGAAAACGGAAATTATAGAATCAGCGGATGGAAATAAAGAGGTACTCAGTTCCCGTGCCATCATCCGGGGGCAATACCATTCTATTACCAACCGGCAACCCAATAAGAATTTCGTGCTATTTCAGGTGGTTTTTCAGCCTGGGGCTTTGTTCCGCCTCACCGGTATTCCTGTTGATTTGTTTACGGATAAATATATAGATGCAGAATCGGTATTTCAGCCCGAAATCGGCCGGGTAAACGAGCGTTTGAGCAGTACTGACAATCATATGGAAATGATTTGGATTGTAGAAACTTTTCTGTATGCACTAGTTAATCAAGTGAAATATGATGTAAAGCCAGTGGATAAGGTGAGCCATTACCTGCTACAAAACCCTAACAAACTCTCCTTTGACTGGCTGGCGGATGAAGCTTGTTTGAGCCGCAAACAGTTTTACCGCAAGTTTGTAGAACGGATGGGCGTAAGTCCAAAAGCATACACCCGTATTATCCGCTTTGATCAGGCCGTAAAAATCAAAAATGCAAACCCGGAACTCGACTGGCTGAGTATAAGCTTACAAGCAGGCTATTATGATTATCAGCACATGGTAAAGGATTTTAAAGAATTTACCAGCCTTACTCCCACAGAGTTTTATTTAATGGACAGCCATGCCCCTGAACGGAAGTTTGGAAAGAAGGAGACCTGA
- a CDS encoding NUDIX hydrolase gives MINKWLAYAQRIQSIAQAGLTYAQNDYDVERYQELRDMSVSMMADLSGAEITLIQNLFASETGYQTPKVDIRGVVFQEGKILMVHEKIDGHWSLPGGWADIGYSPGEVVVKEVQEEAGLIVKPIRLLALFDKKCHPHPPSPYYTYKLFILCEAISGSIQAGMETHGVGFFGREELPPLSVERNTASQIATMFEFLDNPQKTVMLD, from the coding sequence ATGATTAATAAATGGCTGGCGTATGCCCAGCGGATTCAATCCATTGCCCAGGCTGGCTTAACGTATGCCCAAAATGATTACGATGTAGAACGCTACCAGGAACTGCGGGATATGAGCGTATCCATGATGGCAGATCTTTCCGGCGCAGAAATAACTTTGATTCAAAACCTGTTTGCCAGCGAAACCGGTTATCAGACACCTAAAGTAGATATCCGGGGCGTAGTGTTCCAGGAAGGAAAAATTCTGATGGTGCACGAAAAAATAGACGGACACTGGTCCTTGCCCGGCGGCTGGGCAGATATCGGCTATTCTCCCGGTGAAGTGGTAGTAAAAGAGGTGCAGGAAGAAGCGGGGCTGATCGTAAAGCCTATTCGTTTGCTGGCTTTATTTGATAAAAAATGCCATCCGCATCCACCTTCTCCATATTATACCTATAAGCTTTTTATTCTCTGCGAAGCAATCAGTGGCAGTATTCAGGCAGGTATGGAAACACATGGAGTTGGTTTTTTTGGCAGAGAGGAATTGCCTCCGCTTTCTGTGGAAAGAAATACGGCTTCACAGATTGCCACCATGTTTGAATTTCTGGATAATCCTCAAAAAACAGTCATGCTTGATTGA